One Saccharomycodes ludwigii strain NBRC 1722 chromosome VI, whole genome shotgun sequence DNA segment encodes these proteins:
- the COX17 gene encoding copper metallochaperone COX17 (similar to Saccharomyces cerevisiae YLL009C | COX17 | Cytochrome c OXidase) codes for MSTTPTSNNTTDSAPLACPNPNDTTKPKPCCVCLDEKKDRDECLLFKGLDDVACKKLISNYKSCMKGYGFDI; via the coding sequence atGTCAACTACTCCAACTTCCAATAATACTACAGATAGTGCACCATTGGCATGTCCTAACCCAAACGATACCACAAAACCCAAACCATGCTGTGTTTGTttagatgaaaaaaaagatagagatgaatgtttattattcaaaggTTTAGATGATGTTGCTTGtaagaaattaatttctaATTATAAGAGCTGTATGAAGGGGTATGGTTTTGATATCTAa
- a CDS encoding uncharacterized protein (similar to Saccharomyces cerevisiae YLR194C | NCW2 | Novel Cell Wall protein), protein MFGIQNNKKLANVLLLLLLFSLDINAESQNKRSTVDTGSLEGSDSSNNDMDNNANSDSSNDIISSTTTSPIKSLSTTVLNSVVSTYTSPTKVLSSSILDSAIISTHTSSSNTFSKSGSKNTETISTQQQSFAVEPSTTVTTTNADGETTLEYLWYNPTTTSSKASASGSTSSGAILKESASSSATIEDSWGALGTTTLVNSAGETTTSTIWWAASTDAYYSSEATVPSVTVVLSDSKNVTKVLSLSTSVSSMVTTLSEDLIISTTNDKGKDAVTTVESTFKTTIVSKYTMSSYINNSTSSNSGNRLLKLDNGKNGNIDMLIIFFGVTIGSIALFM, encoded by the coding sequence ATGTTCGGAAttcaaaacaacaaaaaattagcCAATGTGTTATTGCTACTGCTATTATTTAGTCTAGATATAAACGCAGAAAgtcaaaacaaaagaagCACTGTTGATACAGGCTCATTAGAAGGTTCCGATAGTTCCAATAATGATATGGATAATAATGCCAACAGTGATTCTTCGAATGATATCATTAGTTCTACCACCACGTCACCCATTAAATCGTTATCTACTACTGTGCTAAACAGTGTTGTTTCTACTTATACATCCCCTACTAAAGTATTATCTAGTTCTATACTAGACAGTGCCATTATTTCCACACATACATCCAGTTCTAATACTTTTAGTAAAAGTGGTAGTAAAAACACTGAGACAATTTCAACTCAGCAACAAAGTTTTGCAGTGGAGCCTAGTACAACTGTCACTACCACTAACGCTGACGGAGAAACTACATTAGAATATTTATGGTATAATCCAACAACTACATCATCTAAAGCAAGTGCCAGCGGTAGTACTAGTAGTGGCGCTATTTTGAAAGAAAGTGCTTCTTCAAGTGCAACAATTGAAGATTCTTGGGGTGCATTGGGTACAACCACTTTGGTGAATTCTGCAGGGGAGACTACTACTTCTACAATTTGGTGGGCAGCATCGACTGATGCTTATTATTCGAGTGAAGCTACAGTTCCATCTGTCACTGTGGTGTTGTCGGACAGTAAAAATGTCACCAAAGTCTTGAGTTTATCAACTAGTGTTTCCTCGATGGTTACCACATTAAGCGAGGATTTAATTATATCGACTACCAATGATAAGGGTAAAGATGCTGTTACTACTGTTGAATCTACTTTTAAAACCACCATAGTATCTAAGTATACTATGTCTagttatataaataatagcaCAAGTAGTAACTCTGGTAACcgtttattaaaattggaCAATGGAAAGAATGGTAATATCGATATgcttataatttttttcggAGTTACTATTGGCAGTATAGCATTATTTATGTAG
- a CDS encoding HAD family hydrolase (similar to Saccharomyces cerevisiae YLL010C | PSR1 | Plasma membrane Sodium Response (paralog of YLR019W | PSR2)) has protein sequence MGFISNILCCASSSVSSLKGTKTTVGNTTLTATPSNNVNKSRTTAASSSDVNVYSTKSHPSNKSTSTTVATSISHRNHSHSHHSRHSTGNVNGNTKDMVTKPTNVHSHAHIHNNSSSSNIDNKDSNKDSSSNSTTNDHTNNSNSNISNHHSHSTPHLHNHGSAVTNVSNSSDTVTTNTRGNDNSHDSSNSSANNNNNTKETTIVTQAIEDEDEDDEDDNERMDIDKDDKRTYTATTTATTSTLSTGTSNTDNDTKFSSSLDEDNHINNTYVSSVPKDSSVVIADKSSNITNPPPDSSSFVPASSSDGNNSNYYNIDEEYQYDDLSYDENNDSIFPPPMLDLTALQPGQAHAPNCTTLLPPKDVTRFGNRKCLVLDLDETLVHSSFKYLRTADFVIPVEIDGQVHNVYVIKRPGVDKFLEVVGQLYEVVVFTASVSRYGDPLLDILDNKPQNSKDGHYTGKQNVHYRLFRDSCYNYEGNYVKNLSQLGRPLSDIIILDNSPASYIFHPQHAVPISSWFSDSHDNELLDILPILNDLSGVPDVSKILDVTI, from the coding sequence ATGGGTTTTATATCCAACATATTATGTTGTGCCTCTTCTAGTGTCTCTTCGCTGAAGGGAACAAAAACAACTGTCGGGAATACTACCCTAACTGCCACTCCTAGCAACAATGTCAATAAATCACGTACTACTGCCGCAAGTTCGAGCGATGTGAATGTCTACAGTACTAAATCACATCCTTCTAATAAATCTACTAGTACTACTGTTGCTACATCCATTTCTCATCGTAACCATTCTCATTCCCATCACAGTCGTCACAGCACTGGTAATGTTAACGGCAACACAAAAGATATGGTGACAAAGCCTACTAATGTTCATAGTCATGcacatattcataataatagtagtagcagtaatATTGACAACAAGGACAGCAATAAGGACAGTAGCTCCAATTCCACCACAAATGATCATaccaacaacagcaacagtaATATTTCTAATCATCATAGTCATAGTACTCCTCACTTACACAACCACGGAAGCGCAGTCACTAATGTTTCTAATTCTTCTGATACTGTAACTACGAATACCCGTGGAAATGACAATAGCCATGATAGCAGTAATAGTAGtgccaataataacaacaatacaaAGGAGACAACCATAGTAACACAAGCCATCGaggatgaagatgaagatgatgaagacgATAATGAACGAATGGATATTGATAAAGATGATAAACGTACATACACTGCTACAACCACTGCCACAACCAGTACTTTAAGTACTGGCACAAGCAATACAGATAACGACACCAAGTTTTCATCCTCATTGGACGAAGATAACCACATTAATAACACTTATGTGTCCAGTGTCCCAAAGGACTCCTCTGTAGTAATAGCAGATAAATCTTCCAACATAACTAACCCTCCACCTGATTCTTCAAGTTTTGTTCCCGCTTCAAGTAGTGACGGAAACAACAGCAACTACTATAACATCGACGAGGAGTACCAGTATGACGATTTATCATATGACGAAAACAACGATAGTATCTTTCCTCCCCCAATGCTAGATTTAACTGCTTTACAACCGGGTCAAGCTCATGCCCCCAATTGCACCACGTTACTCCCACCAAAGGACGTTACCAGGTTTGGTAACAGAAAATGCTTGGTTCTAGATTTAGACGAAACTTTGGTACACTcttcatttaaatatttgagAACTGCTGATTTTGTTATACCTGTGGAGATCGACGGCCAAGTTCACAATGTATATGTAATTAAAAGGCCTGGCGTGGATAAATTCTTAGAGGTTGTGGGTCAGTTATATGaggttgttgtttttactGCTTCTGTATCAAGATACGGTGACCCATTGTTAGATATATTAGACAACAAGCCTCAAAATAGCAAAGACGGTCATTATACTGGTAAGCAGAACGTTCATTACAGACTATTTAGGGATTCGTGCTATAATTACGAGGGCAATTATGTCAAGAATTTGTCTCAACTAGGCCGTCCATTAAGCGATATTATCATATTAGATAATTCTCCTGCTTCGTATATTTTTCATCCTCAACATGCTGTTCCTATATCATCCTGGTTTAGTGATTCACATGATAATGAATTGTTGGATATTTTGCCTATTTTGAACGACTTGAGTGGTGTACCGGATGtctcaaaaatattagatgTTACCATATAa
- the SOF1 gene encoding rRNA-processing protein SOF1 (similar to Saccharomyces cerevisiae YLL011W | SOF1 | Suppressor Of Fibrillarin), with the protein MVKINTINRSADDYVPIKSTQESALPRNLNPELHAFERAREYTKALQATKLERMFAKPFIGQLGYGHRDGVYHIAKNYHILNQISTGDGEGIIKFWNLNDRTEKLSYKAHYGLVTGLSMTPQLLGSAAGMLISCGDDKTIKLWDVDSLNNGLTSSKFSEKVEKDTRNEIGLVKTFYGETAFQSLDCHRDKAQFITGGPTIQLWDCNRSKPLSDLSWGCDTVTHVKFNQVEKDILCSTGTDNSIVLYDLRTNSPTQKLVQTMRTNAICWNPMEAFNFVVANEDHNCYYYDMRKLSRALNVFKDHVSAVMDVDFSPTGEEIVTGSYDKTIRIYNVRQGHSRDVYHTKRMQRVFQVKYTMDSKYIVSGSDDGNVRLWRGVSWERSNVKTSKEKSKLEYDEKLKEKFKYMPEIRRIGRHRHVPKVIKKAGEIKKVELDSLRRREMNERKTRKDMAFVPERKKQIVGQVFKYENEDTDRKYKEEKDELED; encoded by the coding sequence ATGGTTAAAATCAACACCATTAATAGATCTGCAGATGATTATGTCCCAATTAAATCCACTCAAGAATCAGCGTTACCAAGGAACTTGAATCCGGAATTGCATGCGTTTGAAAGAGCTAGAGAATATACTAAGGCATTACAAGCAACAAAGTTGGAAAGAATGTTTGCAAAACCATTTATTGGACAACTAGGGTATGGTCATAGAGATGGTGTTTATCACATCGCCAAAAACtatcatattttaaatcaaataagCACTGGGGATGGCGAAGGTATAATCAAGTTTTGGAATTTAAATGATAGAACTGAAAAGTTAAGTTATAAAGCACATTATGGACTGGTTACTGGGTTAAGTATGACCCCACAATTGTTAGGGAGCGCTGCAGGAATGTTAATTTCTTGTGGTGATGATAAAACAATTAAGTTATGGGATGTAGATAGTTTAAACAATGGTTTAACCAGTAGCAAGTTTTCAGAGAAAGTTGAAAAGGACACACGTAATGAAATTGGACTAGTTAAAACGTTTTATGGGGAAACAGCTTTCCAAAGCTTAGATTGTCATAGGGACAAAGCACAATTTATTACTGGTGGACCAACGATTCAATTATGGGATTGTAATAGATCCAAGCCGCTAAGTGATTTAAGTTGGGGTTGTGACACAGTAACGCATGTAAAATTCAACCAAGtggaaaaagatatattgTGTAGTACAGGTACAGATAATAGCATTGTGTTGTATGATTTAAGGACAAATTCACCAACGCAAAAATTGGTGCAAACGATGAGGACGAATGCCATCTGTTGGAATCCTATGGAAGCGTTTAATTTTGTAGTTGCCAATGAAGACcataattgttattattatgatatgAGAAAATTATCCAGAGCTTTAAACGTTTTCAAGGATCATGTTAGTGCCGTCATGGACGTTGATTTTTCTCCCACTGGTGAAGAAATAGTGACTGGGTCATATGATAAGACAATTAGGATTTACAATGTCAGACAAGGACACTCAAGAGATGTTTATCACACAAAAAGAATGCAAAGAGTTTTTCAAGTTAAATATACAATGGACAGCAAGTATATCGTTAGTGGTAGTGATGATGGAAACGTAAGATTGTGGAGAGGTGTTTCTTGGGAAAGATCCAACGTGAAGACCAGTAAGGAAAAGAGTAAACTAGAATACGATGAAAAATTGAAGGAGAAGTTCAAGTACATGCCTGAAATTAGAAGAATCGGTAGGCACAGACATGTTCCTAAGGTTATAAAGAAGGCTGGTGAAATTAAGAAAGTTGAACTTGACAGTTTGAGGAGGAGGGAAATGAATGAAAGGAAAACACGTAAAGATATGGCATTTGTGcctgaaagaaaaaagcaaaTTGTTGGCCAAGTTTTCaaatatgaaaatgaagataCTGATAGAAAGtacaaagaagaaaaagatgagCTTGAAGATTGA